Proteins from one Camelina sativa cultivar DH55 chromosome 8, Cs, whole genome shotgun sequence genomic window:
- the LOC104705815 gene encoding DNA (cytosine-5)-methyltransferase DRM1-like isoform X2 has protein sequence MVEHSGGDVSDEIWNSDDEFEIDNYQSSPMHSMSETSGGPAGTTSPDFIQKGISDETFGSFIEMGFSSEMIVRAIEETGGANWEPTLILETLFQFSTSDEPSSSKSKVINHLIGMGFTEENVLKAIQEYGDENIDELTYALLTYAEVEKMSETKDENINTNDDDNLYTLSSDDEGKLNYSNEDSILQDLIKMDYSREEAAKAIERCGKDASVEEVVDFICAAQMARQFDEFFAEQDKKELITKSKKRRVYNEPPRRERKPNTATANDELIRLPNPMIGFGVPNEPGLMKHRPVPIPDVARGPPYFYYENVAMAPKGVWAKISSHLYDVMPEFVDSKYFCAAARKRGYVHNLPIHNRYQIQPPPHYTIQEAFPLTKRWWPTWDKRLKLNCLVTCIASAQLTNRLREKLERHDGEPPESVQKEVLASCRKWNLVWVGTNKLAPLEADEMEKLLGFPIDHTRGGGISRTDRFKSLGNSFQVDTVAYHLSVLKPLFPNGINVLSLFTGIGGGEVALHRLKIQMNVVVSVEISDVNRNILSDFWKQTNQTGILREFSDVTKLDNHTIERLMDEYGGFDLVIGGSPCNNLAGGNRISRVGLEGDHSSLFFEYCRILETVRSKTADMRRR, from the exons ATG GTGGAACATTCTGGTGGTGATGTCAGTGATGAGATTTGGAATTCAGATGATGAGTTTGAGATAGATAACTATCAATCTTCTCCGATGCATTCTATGTCTGAGACATCAGGTGGACCTGCTGGT ACAACCTCGCCAGACTTTATTCAAAAGGGAATCTCTGATGAGACGTTTGGTAGTTTTATTGAGATGGGATTTTCAAGTGAAATGATTGTTAGAGCAATTGAAGAAACCGGTG GAGCAAATTGGGAACCTACGCTGATTCTTGAAACTCTCTTCCAGTTTTCT ACAAGCGATGAACCTAGTTCTTCAAAATCCAAAGTTATCAATCATCTTATTGGGATGGGGTTTACTGAGGAAAATGTGTTAAAAGCTATACAAGAATACG GAGACGAAAATATTGATGAGTTAACATATGCACTTCTTACTTATGCT GAGGTAGAGAAAATGAGCGAAACAAAAGACGAGAACATCAACACTAATGATGATGACAATCTCTATACATTATCCTCAGATGATGAG GGTAAACTAAACTACTCGAATGAAGATAGTATACTCCAAGATTTGATCAAGATGGACTATTCGAGGGAAGAAGCTGCTAAAGCTATAGAGAGATGTG GAAAGGATGCAAGTGTGGAAGAGGTCGTAGACTTCATTTGTGCTGCTCAGATGGCACGGCAGTTCGATGAGTTTTTTGCAGAACAAGATAAAAAAGAG CTTATAACTAAAAGCAAAAAGAGGCGAGTATACAATGAGCCaccaagaagagagagaaagccgAACACTGCCACGGCCAATGACGAGCTCATCCGTCTACCAAATCCGATGATTGGGTTTGGTGTCCCTAATGAACCTGGACTTATGAAACACAGACCAGTCCCAATTCCCGATGTTGCTCGTGGCCCGCCCTACTTTTACTATGAGAACGTTGCAATGGCACCTAAAGGTGTTTGGGCCAAGATTTCCAGCCACTTGTATGATGTCATGCCCGAATTTGTTGATTCTAAGTATTTTTGTGCCGCTGCAAGAAAAAGGGGTTATGTTCATAACCTCCCAATCCACAACCGATACCAAATCCAGCCTCCACCACACTACACCATCCAAGAAGCCTTTCCATTGACCAAGAGATGGTGGCCCACTTGGGATAAAAGACTGAAGTTGAACTGTTTGGTCACATGTATTGCCAGTGCTCAGCTTACAAACAGACTACGTGAGAAGCTTGAGAGACATGATGGAGAGCCGCCTGAAAGTGTGCAGAAAGAAGTCCTTGCGAGTTGCAGAAAATGGAATCTGGTCTGGGTGGGTACGAACAAACTTGCCCCGCTTGAGGCAGATGAGATGGAGAAGCTTCTAGGCTTCCCAATAGATCATACTCGAGGAGGAGGAATCAGTAGAACTGATCGCTTTAAGTCTTTAGGCAACTCTTTTCAG GTTGATACTGTTGCATATCACTTGTCTGTCCTCAAGCCTTTGTTCCCGAATGGAATCAACGTTCTGTCACTCTTCACGGGGATTGGCGGTGGAGAAGTCGCACTCCATCGTCTCAAGATTCAAATGAATGTAGTTGTGTCTGTGGAGATTTCAGACGTAAATCGAAACATCTTGAGTGACTTTTGGAAGCAGACGAATCAGACGGGAATCTTGAGAGAGTTCAGTGATGTTACAAAGCTCGACAACCATACCATTGAGCGACTTATGGACGAGTATGGAGGGTTTGACTTGGTCATAGGAGGAAGCCCTTGTAATAATCTGGCCGGAGGTAATCGGATCAGTAGAGTTGGACTTGAAGGAGATCATTCGTCTCTCTTCTTCGAATATTGCAGGATCCTCGAGACCGTTCGCAGCAAAACAGCAGATatgaggaggagatga
- the LOC104709149 gene encoding probable ubiquitin conjugation factor E4 — protein MTAAEVLSEGKELLLSRDLMERVLIDRLSGDFSSAEPPFPYLLGCYRRAHDESKKIQSMKDKSLRSEMEIVTKQAKNLAVSYCRIHLANPDMFGNADTPSGGLDTKLKKKNKSPVLPLIFAEVGSGSLDMFGSSSSGVQAPPGFLDEFFKDSDFDSLDPVLKELYEDLRSTVINVSVLGDFQPPLRALKYLVSLPVGAKSLVSHEWWVPRGAYMNGRAMELTSILGPFFHISALPDNTLFKSQPDVGQQCFSEASERRPADLLSSFSTIKNFMNILYSGLHDVLMILLKSTDTRECVLQFLAEVINANASRAHMQVDPVSCASSGMFVNLSAVMLRLCEPFLDPHLTKRDKIDPKYAFCGHRLKLSDLTALHASSEEVSEWIDKDATTSANGAGQENGNESRLLQSKEATSSSSNASGQNAKSATKYTFICECFFMTARVLSLGLLKALSDFKHLAQDISRGEDNLAQLKAMRDQAPSPQLELDISRMEKELELYSQEKLCHEAQILRDGDFIQRALSFYRLVVVWLVGLAGGFKMPLPSTCPMEFSFMPEHFVEDAMELLIFASRIPKALDGVPLDDFMNFIIMFMASPEYVRNPYLRAKMVEVLNCWMPRSSGSSSATSTLFEGHQLSLEYLVRNLLKLYVDIEFTGSHTQFYDKFNIRHNIAELLEYLWQVPSHRNAWRRIAKDEEKGVYLNFLNFLVNDSIYLLDESLNKILEIKQIEAEMSNTAEWEQRPTQERQERTRLFHSQENIVRIDMKLANEDVTMLAFTSEEITAPFLLPEMVERVANMLNYFLLQLVGPQRKSLSLKDPEKYEFRPKQLLKQIVRIYVNLARGDSENIFPGAISSDGRSYNEQLFNAGADVLRRIGEEGRIIQEFMELGTKAKAAASEALDAEAALGEIPDEFLDPIQYTLMRDPVILPSSRITVDRPIIQRHLLSDNHDPFNRAHLTSDMLIPDIELKTKIDEFVKSYQSKKRTTSGEDSSNKERIQTTSSNMLID, from the exons ATGACAGCCGCTGAGGTTCTCAGCGAAGGTAAAGAGCTTTTGCTTTCTCGTGATCTGATGGAGAGAGTGCTCATCGATCGTCTCTCCGGCGACTTCTCATCCGCCGAGCCGCCTTTCCCTTACCTACTCGGCTGCTACCGTCGTGCTCACGACGAATCGAAGAAAATCCAGTCTATGAAGGACAAGAGTCTTAGATCGGAGATGGAGATTGTCACTAAACAGGCCAAGAACCTCGCTGTTTCTTACTGTAGGATTCACTTGGCCAATCCCGACATGTTTGGCAACGCGGATACACCTAGCGGTGGACTTGATACtaagcttaagaagaagaacaagtctCCTGTGCTGCCTTTGATCTTCGCCGAGGTTGGTTCTGGTTCGTTGGATATGTTTGGAAGTAGTAGCAGTGGGGTTCAAGCTCCTCCGGGGTTTTTGGATGAGTTCTTCAAAGACTCGGATTTTGATAGTTTGGACCCAGTTTTAAAGGAGCTTTACGAGGACTTGAGGTCTACGGTTATCAATGTATCAGTGCTTGGAGATTTCCAGCCACCATTGAGGGCACTCAAGTATCTTGTTAGCTTACCTGTTGGAGCTAAATCTCTGGTTAGTCATGAGTGGTGGGTTCCACGGGGCGCCTATATGAACGGTAGAGCCATGGAGTTGACAAGCATTCTCGGCCCTTTCTTCCATATTAGTGCACTGCCTGATAATACGCTTTTCAAGAGTCAACCTGATGTTGG GCAACAGTGTTTCTCTGAAGCATCGGAACGTCGTCCCGCAGATTTATTATCATCCTTCTccacaattaaaaattttatgaacATATTGTACAGCGGGTTGCATGATGTACTGATGATTTTACTTAAAAGTACGGATACCCGTGAGTGTGTTCTACAGTTTCTTGCAGAGGTGATCAATGCCAATGCGTCCAGAGCCCATATGCAG GTTGATCCAGTCTCTTGTGCTAGCTCAGGCATGTTTGTTAACCTCAGTGCAGTAATGCTCCGGCTCTGCGAACCATTTTTAGACCCGCATTTAACTAAAAGGGATAAGATTGATCCAAAATATGCATTCTGTGGCCATCGCTTAAAACTAAG CGACTTGACTGCTCTCCATGCATCATCCGAAGAAGTTTCTGAGTGGATTGACAAAGATGCTACGACAAGCGCAAATGGTGCTGGGCAAGAAAACGGGAACGAAAGTCGCTTGTTACAATCCAAAGAAGCCACAAGTTCTAGTAGTAATGCTTCTGGGCAAAATGCAAAGTCAGCAACTAAATATACTTTCATTTGTGAATGCTTCTTTATGACTGCAAGGGTCCTTAGTTTGGGTCTCCTAAAAGCACTCTCTGACTTTAAACATCTTGCTCAG GACATCTCGAGAGGTGAAGATAATCTTGCACAACTAAAAGCCATGAGAGATCAAGCACCTTCTCCACAGTTGGAACTTGATATATCCCGAATGGAAAAAGAACTAGAGCTATATTCTCAGGAAAAGCTTTGCCATGAGGCCCAAATATTGagg GATGGCGATTTTATTCAGCGAGCTCTGTCTTTCTATCGCCTAGTGGTTGTTTGGTTAGTTGGACTAGCTGGTGGCTTTAAGATGCCTTTACCGTCAACTTGTCCCATGGAATTCTCATTTATGCCTGAGCATTTTGTTGAAGATGCAATGGAGTTACTGATATTTGCTTCAAGAATTCCCAAAGCTTTGGATGGTGTACCACTG GACGACTTTATGAACTTCATAATTATGTTCATGGCAAGTCCTGAATATGTTAGAAACCCGTATCTCAGAGCAAAGATGGTTGAAGTTCTGAACTGCTGGATGCCTCGTTCAAG TGGTTCTTCATCTGCTACATCTACTCTTTTTGAGGGGCATCAGTTATCGCTCGAGTATCTTGTCAGGAATTTACTGAAACTATATGTGGACATTGAGTTCACGGGTTCACACACTCAG TTCTATGACAAGTTCAATATTCGCCACAACATTGCCGAGCTTTTGGAGTATCTCTGGCAGGTGCCTAGTCACCGGAATGCTTGGAGACGG ATTgcaaaagatgaagagaagggCGTGTACTTGAACTTCTTAAACTTCTTAGTCAATGATAGCATCTATCTTCTAGATGAGAGTCTTAACAAAATTCTCGAGATTAAACAAATCGAGGCAGAGATGTCGAATACTGCAGAATGGGAGCAGAGACCAACTCAAGAGAGACAGGAGAGAACAAGACTTTTTCATTCTCAGGAGAAT ATTGTTAGAATCGACATGAAGCTTGCAAATGAAGATGTGACAATGCTTGCATTTACATCCGAGGAGATCACTGCCCCTTTTCTACTCCCTGAGATG GTTGAGAGGGTTGCAAATATGCTTAATTACTTCTTGCTACAACTCGTGGGTCCACAGCGTAAATCATTAAGCTTGAAAGATCCCGAGAAGTACGAGTTCCGTCCAAAACAGTTGCTTAAACAG ATTGTTCGCATATACGTTAATCTCGCTAGAGGAGACTCAGAAAACATATTCCCTGGTGCCATATCCAGTGATGGCCGATCATACAACGAACAG TTATTCAACGCAGGAGCAGATGTGCTTAGGAGAATAGGCGAAGAAGGAAGAATCATTCAAGAGTTTATGGAGTTAGGCACAAAAGCCAAAGCTGCTGCTTCTGAAGCTCTGGATGCTGAAGCTGCACTTGGCGAAATACCTGACGAGTTCCTTGACCCAATTCAG TACACACTAATGAGAGATCCAGTGATACTTCCAAGCTCAAGAATCACAGTTGATCGACCCATCATCCAACGTCATCTTCTCAGCGACAAT CATGATCCATTTAACCGAGCACATTTGACATCGGATATGTTGATACCGGACATCGAGTTGAAGACGAAAATCGATGAGTTTGTTAAGTCGTATCAGTCTAAGAAACGGACAACAAGTGGAGAAGATAGCAGCAACAAGGAGAGGATACAGACTACAAGCAGTAATAtgttaattgattaa
- the LOC104705816 gene encoding uncharacterized protein LOC104705816 isoform X2 — MNSCKFLIRSSISSFGFVHLPIPSSSIAFISVRAFSPFSVLAPNPCIGTARRTFRSSSFAQCYGAGAAALSPESFTEDSPKDTVKELLTTNRDDASRSMMKMERRSILSDGEGDCRGSWFPYEDRFNCGEVHLSSLEVLEAVSPHMMEERIDRFRRVVENRSFSVCLVVEGLADFGNISAAFRSADALGIQSVHVVSCDSSKRYNGNRHVSMGAEKWLDIEFWDTPKECFQVLKSRGYRIATTHLGMDTVSIYDMDWSCPTAIVVGNEGKGISDEALELSDLCCSIPMNGMVDSFNVSVAAGILMHHAVSDRITRLGSHGDLSESEKEILTAEFSLRHSRSSISIAYEFAKRKRHSASF; from the exons ATGAACTCCTGCAAATTCCTTATCCGTTCCTCAATCTCATCTTTTGGATTCGTTCATCTTCCAATCCCTAGTTCCTCCATCGCCTTTATCTCAGTTCgtgctttctctcctttctccgTTCTCGCTCCAAATCCAT GCATTGGAACAGCTCGACGCACGTTTCGCTCTTCGTCATTCGCGCAGTGTTATGGAGCTGGGGCGGCGGCTCTTTCACCGGAAAGTTTCACGGAAGATTCTCCCAAGGATACTGTTAAGGAATTGCTAACAACTAATCGTGATGACGCGTCAAGAAGCATGATGAAGATGGAGCGGAGGAGCATTTTGAGCGATGGTGAGGGTGATTGTAGAGGGTCATGGTTCCCTTACGAGGATAGGTTCAACTGCGGTGAGGTGCATCTTAGTAGCCTTGAGGTGTTGGAGGCGGTGAGTCCTCATATGATGGAAGAGAGGATAGATAGGTTTAGGCGTGTGGTGGAGAATCGAAGCTTCTCGGTTTGTCTTGTGGTTGAAGGTCTTGCTGATTTTGGAAACATCTCTGCTGCGTTCCGCTCAGCTGATGCGTTAGGGATTCAATCAGTACATGTTGTTTCCTGTGACAGCTCCAAAAG GTATAACGGAAACCGCCATGTGAGTATGGGAGCTGAGAAATGGCTGGACATTGAGTTTTGGGACACACCTAAAGAATGTTTCCAAGTTTTGAAGTCTCGCGGTTACAGAATTGCCACAACTCATTTGGGAATGGACACA GTTTCCATTTACGATATGGACTGGTCATGCCCAACAGCAATAGTTGTTGGAAACGAGGGAAA GGGAATAAGTGACGAAGCGTTGGAGTTATCAGATCTGTGTTGTAGTATTCCGATGAACGGAATGGTTGATTCATTCAATGTCTCAGTGGCTGCAGGGATTCTGATGCACCACGCAGTCTCTGACAGAATCACTCGTCTG GGGAGTCATGGAGATCTGTCGGAatcagagaaagagatattGACGGCTGAGTTCTCACTTCGTCACAGTAGAAGCTCAATTAGCATTGCTTACGAGTTTGCTAAACGTAAACGCCACTCTGCTTCCTTCTAA
- the LOC104705816 gene encoding uncharacterized protein LOC104705816 isoform X1 produces MNSCKFLIRSSISSFGFVHLPIPSSSIAFISVRAFSPFSVLAPNPCIGTARRTFRSSSFAQCYGAGAAALSPESFTEDSPKDTVKELLTTNRDDASRSMMKMERRSILSDGEGDCRGSWFPYEDRFNCGEVHLSSLEVLEAVSPHMMEERIDRFRRVVENRSFSVCLVVEGLADFGNISAAFRSADALGIQSVHVVSCDSSKRYNGNRHVSMGAEKWLDIEFWDTPKECFQVLKSRGYRIATTHLGMDTFIGVVNISQVSIYDMDWSCPTAIVVGNEGKGISDEALELSDLCCSIPMNGMVDSFNVSVAAGILMHHAVSDRITRLGSHGDLSESEKEILTAEFSLRHSRSSISIAYEFAKRKRHSASF; encoded by the exons ATGAACTCCTGCAAATTCCTTATCCGTTCCTCAATCTCATCTTTTGGATTCGTTCATCTTCCAATCCCTAGTTCCTCCATCGCCTTTATCTCAGTTCgtgctttctctcctttctccgTTCTCGCTCCAAATCCAT GCATTGGAACAGCTCGACGCACGTTTCGCTCTTCGTCATTCGCGCAGTGTTATGGAGCTGGGGCGGCGGCTCTTTCACCGGAAAGTTTCACGGAAGATTCTCCCAAGGATACTGTTAAGGAATTGCTAACAACTAATCGTGATGACGCGTCAAGAAGCATGATGAAGATGGAGCGGAGGAGCATTTTGAGCGATGGTGAGGGTGATTGTAGAGGGTCATGGTTCCCTTACGAGGATAGGTTCAACTGCGGTGAGGTGCATCTTAGTAGCCTTGAGGTGTTGGAGGCGGTGAGTCCTCATATGATGGAAGAGAGGATAGATAGGTTTAGGCGTGTGGTGGAGAATCGAAGCTTCTCGGTTTGTCTTGTGGTTGAAGGTCTTGCTGATTTTGGAAACATCTCTGCTGCGTTCCGCTCAGCTGATGCGTTAGGGATTCAATCAGTACATGTTGTTTCCTGTGACAGCTCCAAAAG GTATAACGGAAACCGCCATGTGAGTATGGGAGCTGAGAAATGGCTGGACATTGAGTTTTGGGACACACCTAAAGAATGTTTCCAAGTTTTGAAGTCTCGCGGTTACAGAATTGCCACAACTCATTTGGGAATGGACACA TTTATTGGTGTGGTAAATATCTCACAGGTTTCCATTTACGATATGGACTGGTCATGCCCAACAGCAATAGTTGTTGGAAACGAGGGAAA GGGAATAAGTGACGAAGCGTTGGAGTTATCAGATCTGTGTTGTAGTATTCCGATGAACGGAATGGTTGATTCATTCAATGTCTCAGTGGCTGCAGGGATTCTGATGCACCACGCAGTCTCTGACAGAATCACTCGTCTG GGGAGTCATGGAGATCTGTCGGAatcagagaaagagatattGACGGCTGAGTTCTCACTTCGTCACAGTAGAAGCTCAATTAGCATTGCTTACGAGTTTGCTAAACGTAAACGCCACTCTGCTTCCTTCTAA
- the LOC104705815 gene encoding DNA (cytosine-5)-methyltransferase DRM1-like isoform X1, translating into MVEHSGGDVSDEIWNSDDEFEIDNYQSSPMHSMSETSGGPAGVEHSGGDEIWNSDEFEIDNYQSSPVHSMSETSGGTAGTTSPDFIQKGISDETFGSFIEMGFSSEMIVRAIEETGGANWEPTLILETLFQFSTSDEPSSSKSKVINHLIGMGFTEENVLKAIQEYGDENIDELTYALLTYAEVEKMSETKDENINTNDDDNLYTLSSDDEGKLNYSNEDSILQDLIKMDYSREEAAKAIERCGKDASVEEVVDFICAAQMARQFDEFFAEQDKKELITKSKKRRVYNEPPRRERKPNTATANDELIRLPNPMIGFGVPNEPGLMKHRPVPIPDVARGPPYFYYENVAMAPKGVWAKISSHLYDVMPEFVDSKYFCAAARKRGYVHNLPIHNRYQIQPPPHYTIQEAFPLTKRWWPTWDKRLKLNCLVTCIASAQLTNRLREKLERHDGEPPESVQKEVLASCRKWNLVWVGTNKLAPLEADEMEKLLGFPIDHTRGGGISRTDRFKSLGNSFQVDTVAYHLSVLKPLFPNGINVLSLFTGIGGGEVALHRLKIQMNVVVSVEISDVNRNILSDFWKQTNQTGILREFSDVTKLDNHTIERLMDEYGGFDLVIGGSPCNNLAGGNRISRVGLEGDHSSLFFEYCRILETVRSKTADMRRR; encoded by the exons ATG GTGGAACATTCTGGTGGTGATGTCAGTGATGAGATTTGGAATTCAGATGATGAGTTTGAGATAGATAACTATCAATCTTCTCCGATGCATTCTATGTCTGAGACATCAGGTGGACCTGCTGGT GTGGAACATTCTGGTGGTGATGAGATTTGGAATTCAGATGAGTTTGAGATTGATAACTATCAATCTTCTCCCGTGCATTCTATGTCTGAAACCTCAGGTGGAACTGCTGGT ACAACCTCGCCAGACTTTATTCAAAAGGGAATCTCTGATGAGACGTTTGGTAGTTTTATTGAGATGGGATTTTCAAGTGAAATGATTGTTAGAGCAATTGAAGAAACCGGTG GAGCAAATTGGGAACCTACGCTGATTCTTGAAACTCTCTTCCAGTTTTCT ACAAGCGATGAACCTAGTTCTTCAAAATCCAAAGTTATCAATCATCTTATTGGGATGGGGTTTACTGAGGAAAATGTGTTAAAAGCTATACAAGAATACG GAGACGAAAATATTGATGAGTTAACATATGCACTTCTTACTTATGCT GAGGTAGAGAAAATGAGCGAAACAAAAGACGAGAACATCAACACTAATGATGATGACAATCTCTATACATTATCCTCAGATGATGAG GGTAAACTAAACTACTCGAATGAAGATAGTATACTCCAAGATTTGATCAAGATGGACTATTCGAGGGAAGAAGCTGCTAAAGCTATAGAGAGATGTG GAAAGGATGCAAGTGTGGAAGAGGTCGTAGACTTCATTTGTGCTGCTCAGATGGCACGGCAGTTCGATGAGTTTTTTGCAGAACAAGATAAAAAAGAG CTTATAACTAAAAGCAAAAAGAGGCGAGTATACAATGAGCCaccaagaagagagagaaagccgAACACTGCCACGGCCAATGACGAGCTCATCCGTCTACCAAATCCGATGATTGGGTTTGGTGTCCCTAATGAACCTGGACTTATGAAACACAGACCAGTCCCAATTCCCGATGTTGCTCGTGGCCCGCCCTACTTTTACTATGAGAACGTTGCAATGGCACCTAAAGGTGTTTGGGCCAAGATTTCCAGCCACTTGTATGATGTCATGCCCGAATTTGTTGATTCTAAGTATTTTTGTGCCGCTGCAAGAAAAAGGGGTTATGTTCATAACCTCCCAATCCACAACCGATACCAAATCCAGCCTCCACCACACTACACCATCCAAGAAGCCTTTCCATTGACCAAGAGATGGTGGCCCACTTGGGATAAAAGACTGAAGTTGAACTGTTTGGTCACATGTATTGCCAGTGCTCAGCTTACAAACAGACTACGTGAGAAGCTTGAGAGACATGATGGAGAGCCGCCTGAAAGTGTGCAGAAAGAAGTCCTTGCGAGTTGCAGAAAATGGAATCTGGTCTGGGTGGGTACGAACAAACTTGCCCCGCTTGAGGCAGATGAGATGGAGAAGCTTCTAGGCTTCCCAATAGATCATACTCGAGGAGGAGGAATCAGTAGAACTGATCGCTTTAAGTCTTTAGGCAACTCTTTTCAG GTTGATACTGTTGCATATCACTTGTCTGTCCTCAAGCCTTTGTTCCCGAATGGAATCAACGTTCTGTCACTCTTCACGGGGATTGGCGGTGGAGAAGTCGCACTCCATCGTCTCAAGATTCAAATGAATGTAGTTGTGTCTGTGGAGATTTCAGACGTAAATCGAAACATCTTGAGTGACTTTTGGAAGCAGACGAATCAGACGGGAATCTTGAGAGAGTTCAGTGATGTTACAAAGCTCGACAACCATACCATTGAGCGACTTATGGACGAGTATGGAGGGTTTGACTTGGTCATAGGAGGAAGCCCTTGTAATAATCTGGCCGGAGGTAATCGGATCAGTAGAGTTGGACTTGAAGGAGATCATTCGTCTCTCTTCTTCGAATATTGCAGGATCCTCGAGACCGTTCGCAGCAAAACAGCAGATatgaggaggagatga